From one Sphingomonas sp. BT-65 genomic stretch:
- a CDS encoding asparaginase: MADILILTTGGTIDKLYFDALSEYQIGDSVVSRLLAVARAACDVRIVELMRKDSLELTDEDRAAIAEAVRAAPEQRIVITHGTDTMTQTAAALTGIPGKRIALLGALAPARFAESDAAFNLGMAFATVQVAPGPGVWIAMNGTIFPAGSVRKDRTSNSFVPV, encoded by the coding sequence ATGGCAGACATCCTCATCCTCACCACCGGCGGCACGATCGACAAGCTCTATTTCGACGCGCTGAGCGAGTATCAGATCGGCGACAGCGTCGTCTCGCGCCTGCTCGCCGTGGCGCGCGCGGCGTGCGACGTGCGGATCGTCGAGCTGATGCGCAAGGACAGCCTCGAGCTCACCGACGAGGATCGCGCCGCGATCGCCGAGGCAGTGCGCGCCGCACCCGAGCAGCGCATCGTCATCACCCACGGCACCGATACGATGACGCAGACCGCCGCGGCGCTCACCGGCATTCCCGGCAAGCGCATCGCGCTGCTCGGCGCGCTCGCCCCGGCGCGCTTCGCGGAGAGCGACGCCGCGTTCAACCTCGGCATGGCCTTCGCCACGGTGCAGGTCGCGCCTGGCCCGGGCGTGTGGATCGCGATGAACGGCACGATCTTCCCCGCCGGTAGCGTGCGCAAGGATCGGACAAGCAACAGCTTCGTACCGGTCTAG
- a CDS encoding DNA gyrase inhibitor YacG has protein sequence MKRDDCPICGNTPDPAFKPFCSRGCKDRDLLQWLGEGYRLPGAAIDPDDAEGAQSGLDRGEPRD, from the coding sequence GTGAAACGCGACGATTGCCCGATCTGCGGCAACACCCCCGACCCGGCGTTCAAGCCTTTCTGCAGCCGCGGCTGCAAGGACCGCGACCTGTTGCAATGGCTGGGCGAGGGCTATCGCCTGCCCGGCGCGGCGATCGATCCCGATGATGCGGAGGGCGCGCAAAGCGGGCTGGACAGGGGCGAACCCCGCGACTAA
- a CDS encoding ribonuclease, which produces MAEWLYEAGIGENRAALVARGVIWKAAIELPDLRAGTIARARLVDRITGKIALETGEEALCDPLPPGITQGASFTVRIVREAIAEKGRAKLPKAVPAEAPPMPGPDLLTRIKATDLPVRQLRAHEPDQLEDAGWSELLEEAATGEIAFAGGALRMAVTPAMTLFDVDGPAPLGVLSISAAHAVAQAMERMEIAGSVGIDFPTLANKNERNAVAEAIDAALPQPFERTAMNGFGFLQVVRRRTRMSLPELLAADPAGAALRAELRRLERLPPPAPDTHMLPAALLRRLEREPQWLAELHRRTGGRTQFVEQT; this is translated from the coding sequence TTGGCTGAGTGGCTCTACGAAGCCGGGATCGGCGAGAACCGCGCCGCCCTGGTCGCGCGCGGCGTGATCTGGAAGGCGGCGATCGAGCTACCCGACCTGCGCGCCGGCACGATCGCGCGCGCGCGCCTGGTTGACCGTATCACCGGCAAGATCGCGCTCGAGACTGGCGAGGAGGCGCTGTGCGACCCGCTCCCGCCCGGCATCACGCAGGGCGCGAGCTTCACCGTGCGCATCGTGCGCGAGGCGATCGCCGAGAAGGGCCGCGCCAAGCTGCCCAAAGCGGTGCCCGCCGAGGCGCCGCCGATGCCGGGGCCCGACCTGCTCACCCGGATCAAGGCGACCGACCTGCCGGTGCGGCAGCTGCGCGCGCACGAACCCGACCAGCTCGAAGATGCCGGCTGGTCCGAATTGCTCGAGGAGGCCGCGACCGGCGAGATCGCCTTTGCCGGGGGCGCGCTGCGCATGGCGGTGACGCCGGCCATGACGCTGTTCGACGTCGACGGCCCGGCCCCGCTGGGGGTGCTCTCGATCAGCGCGGCGCATGCGGTCGCCCAGGCGATGGAGCGGATGGAGATCGCCGGATCGGTCGGCATCGACTTCCCGACGCTCGCCAACAAGAACGAGCGCAATGCAGTGGCCGAGGCGATCGACGCTGCATTGCCGCAGCCGTTCGAGCGCACGGCGATGAACGGCTTCGGCTTTCTCCAGGTCGTGCGGCGGCGCACGCGCATGTCGCTGCCCGAGTTGCTCGCCGCGGACCCGGCGGGCGCCGCGCTGCGCGCCGAGCTGCGCCGGCTCGAACGTCTTCCCCCGCCCGCTCCCGATACCCATATGTTGCCTGCCGCCTTGCTGCGGCGCCTGGAGCGCGAGCCGCAATGGCTTGCCGAGCTGCACCGCCGCACGGGCGGGCGCACGCAATTCGTGGAGCAGACGTGA
- a CDS encoding nucleoside triphosphate pyrophosphatase has protein sequence MRLVLASTSPRRRDLLARIGVAPDRIAAPDIDEEPLKGELPRAYVQRIALGKAQAVARAADEIVLAGDTTIAVGRRILGKPEDEADLRRMLALLSGRRHHCLSAVCLIDTAGKARMRLSDTIVTFKRLTEAEIGRYVASGEGMGKAGGYAIQGRAEAFVRFLSGSHSGVVGLPVFETRALLESAGYPLG, from the coding sequence GTGCGGCTGGTCCTGGCCTCCACCTCGCCGCGCCGCCGCGACCTGCTCGCGCGGATCGGGGTCGCGCCCGATCGAATCGCCGCGCCCGATATCGACGAGGAACCGCTCAAGGGCGAATTGCCGCGCGCCTATGTCCAGCGCATCGCGCTCGGCAAGGCGCAGGCGGTCGCGCGCGCGGCGGATGAGATCGTGCTGGCGGGCGACACCACCATCGCCGTTGGCCGCCGCATCCTGGGCAAGCCCGAGGACGAGGCCGACCTGCGCCGCATGCTCGCCCTGCTCTCGGGGCGGCGGCATCATTGCCTGTCGGCGGTGTGCTTGATCGACACGGCAGGCAAAGCGCGGATGCGGCTCAGCGATACGATCGTCACCTTCAAGCGGCTGACCGAAGCCGAAATCGGCCGCTATGTCGCGAGCGGCGAGGGGATGGGCAAGGCGGGCGGCTACGCCATTCAGGGGCGCGCCGAAGCGTTCGTGCGCTTCCTCTCGGGCAGCCATTCGGGCGTGGTCGGGCTGCCGGTGTTCGAGACGCGCGCCTTGCTGGAAAGCGCCGGGTACCCTCTTGGCTGA
- the infA gene encoding translation initiation factor IF-1, with amino-acid sequence MAKEELLEMRGRVVELLPNAMFRVRLENDHEILGHTAGKMRKNRIRVLVGDEVLVELTPYDLTKGRITYRFK; translated from the coding sequence TTGGCCAAGGAAGAACTGCTTGAAATGCGCGGCCGCGTGGTGGAACTGCTCCCCAACGCGATGTTCCGCGTCCGGCTCGAGAATGATCACGAGATTCTCGGCCACACCGCCGGCAAGATGCGCAAGAACCGCATCCGCGTTCTGGTGGGCGACGAAGTCCTCGTCGAACTGACGCCTTACGACCTGACCAAGGGCCGCATCACCTATCGCTTCAAATAA
- a CDS encoding NifU family protein, whose amino-acid sequence MLIETEATPNPATLKFLPGRTVMDAGTRDFATPEEAEASPLADALFNLGDVTGVFFGRDFISVTAAPGVEWTGLKPDVLGILLDHFSANMPLFRTGTAASFSVPPEDVFTDDPEDADIVAQIKELIETRVRPAVANDGGDIVYRGFDKGKVYLQMQGACSGCPSSTATLKNGIEQLLKYYVPEVTEVRAV is encoded by the coding sequence ATGCTGATCGAGACCGAAGCCACGCCCAATCCGGCGACCCTGAAGTTCCTGCCTGGCCGCACCGTGATGGATGCCGGTACGCGCGATTTCGCGACCCCGGAGGAGGCGGAAGCCTCGCCGCTCGCCGATGCCTTGTTCAACCTCGGCGACGTGACCGGGGTATTCTTCGGCCGCGACTTCATCTCGGTCACCGCCGCGCCTGGCGTGGAATGGACCGGGCTCAAACCCGATGTGCTCGGCATCCTGCTCGACCATTTCAGCGCGAACATGCCGCTGTTCCGGACCGGAACCGCTGCCAGCTTCTCCGTTCCGCCCGAGGATGTCTTCACCGACGATCCCGAAGACGCCGATATCGTCGCCCAGATCAAGGAGCTGATCGAGACCCGCGTCCGCCCCGCGGTCGCCAATGACGGCGGCGACATCGTCTATCGCGGCTTCGACAAGGGCAAGGTTTACCTCCAGATGCAGGGCGCCTGCTCCGGCTGCCCCTCCTCCACCGCAACGCTCAAGAACGGGATCGAGCAGTTGCTCAAATATTACGTCCCCGAAGTCACCGAGGTGCGGGCGGTTTGA
- a CDS encoding malonic semialdehyde reductase gives MGAPLDEAGLDTIFRTARTYNGYLPGEVTEGDIRAIYELLKMGPTSANMQPARFVWCLSQEAKDKLADCATGANPPKIRVAPAAVVIGMDYDYHEQLPWLFPHTDAKSWFPDPEARKIHALRNGSLQGAYLLIAARALGFDTGPMSGIDFAATDRAFFADQPSVHANFIATIGRGDPASIFGRSPRPAFEQFNKIV, from the coding sequence ATGGGAGCGCCGCTCGACGAGGCCGGCCTCGATACGATCTTCCGCACCGCGCGCACCTATAACGGCTATCTGCCGGGCGAGGTGACGGAAGGCGACATCCGCGCGATCTACGAGCTGCTCAAGATGGGGCCGACCTCGGCCAACATGCAGCCCGCACGCTTCGTGTGGTGCTTGAGCCAGGAGGCCAAGGACAAACTCGCCGACTGCGCGACCGGCGCCAACCCGCCCAAGATCCGTGTTGCGCCCGCCGCGGTGGTGATCGGCATGGACTATGACTATCACGAGCAACTACCCTGGCTGTTCCCGCACACCGACGCGAAGAGCTGGTTCCCCGATCCCGAGGCGCGCAAGATCCATGCGCTGCGCAACGGATCGCTGCAGGGCGCCTATCTGCTGATCGCGGCGCGCGCACTGGGCTTCGACACCGGCCCCATGTCGGGGATCGACTTCGCCGCGACCGACCGCGCCTTCTTCGCCGACCAGCCCTCGGTCCACGCCAATTTCATCGCCACGATCGGCCGCGGCGACCCGGCGAGCATCTTCGGCCGCAGCCCGCGGCCGGCCTTCGAGCAGTTCAACAAGATTGTCTGA
- the tsaB gene encoding tRNA (adenosine(37)-N6)-threonylcarbamoyltransferase complex dimerization subunit type 1 TsaB — protein MSETLVIETATAACSVALIRDGTVIAERHEDVGRGHAERLIPMIAELPDGGRADRILVDCGPGSFTGIRVGIAAARGLALGWGAEVTGFSSLPLVAAAALAADPALDELAVVLEGGHGEVFMQAFTRPLAETGPFASRQPEAALAALGGRPAIGNGIRHLAALDPRLDLREALPRAADAALLPPGFTALPARPIYGRAPDAKPLGS, from the coding sequence TTGTCTGAAACTCTCGTCATCGAGACCGCCACCGCCGCCTGTTCGGTCGCGCTGATCCGCGACGGGACGGTGATCGCCGAGCGGCACGAGGATGTCGGCCGCGGCCATGCCGAGCGGCTGATCCCGATGATCGCGGAGCTCCCCGATGGCGGCCGCGCCGATCGCATCCTCGTCGATTGCGGTCCGGGCAGCTTCACCGGCATCCGCGTCGGCATCGCCGCCGCGCGCGGCCTCGCGCTCGGCTGGGGGGCGGAGGTGACCGGCTTCTCGTCGCTGCCGCTGGTCGCTGCCGCCGCACTCGCCGCCGATCCGGCGCTCGACGAACTTGCCGTCGTCCTCGAAGGCGGACATGGTGAGGTCTTCATGCAGGCCTTCACCCGCCCGCTGGCCGAAACCGGCCCCTTTGCCTCGCGCCAGCCCGAGGCGGCGCTGGCCGCGCTCGGCGGCCGCCCGGCCATCGGAAACGGCATTCGCCACCTCGCCGCGCTCGACCCCAGACTCGACCTGCGCGAGGCCCTGCCGCGCGCTGCCGACGCCGCGCTGCTTCCGCCCGGCTTCACCGCACTCCCGGCCCGCCCCATTTATGGCCGCGCCCCCGACGCCAAGCCGCTCGGGTCATGA
- a CDS encoding GNAT family N-acetyltransferase → MAEAFDPRFGEAWTPSQCMGMIALPGVWSSIAWSGAQPAGFALARTAADEAELLLLAIRPAMRRRGIGTALLRSIVADSRERGASVLHLEVRANNDAVRLYRAEGFDKIGERREYYRGKEGKLFDAHTFSLKIG, encoded by the coding sequence ATGGCCGAGGCGTTCGATCCGCGCTTCGGCGAAGCCTGGACCCCCAGCCAGTGCATGGGAATGATCGCATTGCCCGGTGTGTGGTCCAGCATCGCGTGGAGCGGCGCGCAGCCCGCTGGCTTCGCGCTCGCCCGGACGGCGGCCGACGAAGCCGAGCTGCTTCTGCTCGCCATTCGTCCGGCGATGCGCCGCCGTGGCATCGGCACCGCGCTGCTGCGCTCGATCGTCGCCGATTCGCGTGAGCGCGGCGCATCGGTGCTGCATCTCGAGGTACGCGCCAACAATGACGCGGTCCGCCTCTATCGCGCCGAAGGTTTCGACAAGATCGGTGAGCGGCGTGAATACTATCGCGGAAAAGAGGGCAAACTGTTCGATGCCCACACCTTTTCACTCAAGATCGGGTGA
- a CDS encoding MucR family transcriptional regulator — translation MDAQNDMQETLITLTADIVAAHVSNNSVAVSDLPLLIANVHGALAGLGAKAPEPEAKKQEPAVSIRSSIKPDYIVCLEDGKKLKMLKRHLMTHYQMTPEQYRAKWNLPADYPMVAPNYAEQRRSLAKKIGLGTKRRKR, via the coding sequence ATGGACGCCCAGAACGACATGCAGGAAACGCTGATCACGCTAACTGCCGATATTGTCGCCGCGCACGTCAGCAACAACAGCGTCGCGGTTTCGGACCTCCCGTTGCTGATCGCGAATGTCCACGGCGCGCTCGCCGGTCTTGGCGCCAAGGCGCCCGAGCCCGAAGCCAAGAAGCAGGAACCGGCGGTTTCGATCCGCTCGTCGATCAAGCCCGACTATATCGTCTGCCTCGAGGACGGGAAGAAGCTCAAGATGCTGAAGCGGCACCTGATGACGCACTATCAGATGACCCCGGAACAGTATCGCGCCAAGTGGAACCTGCCCGCCGACTATCCAATGGTCGCGCCCAACTATGCCGAGCAGCGCCGCAGCCTGGCCAAGAAGATCGGCCTCGGCACCAAGCGCCGCAAGCGCTGA
- a CDS encoding Fur family transcriptional regulator yields MARKIDLEALCHEKGLRITEQRKVIARVLSEAEDHPDVEKVYARASAIDPGISIATVYRTVRLFEEAGILDRHDFGDGRARYEPAPEAHHDHLIDVETGKVIEFVDPELELLQKQIAERLGFRLVDHRMELYGVALDRKN; encoded by the coding sequence ATGGCCCGCAAGATCGACCTCGAAGCCCTTTGCCATGAGAAGGGCCTCCGCATCACCGAGCAGCGCAAGGTGATCGCCCGCGTCCTCTCCGAAGCGGAGGATCATCCCGATGTCGAGAAGGTCTATGCCCGCGCCTCGGCGATCGATCCCGGCATCTCGATCGCGACGGTCTATCGCACCGTCCGCCTGTTCGAGGAGGCAGGGATCCTCGACCGCCACGATTTCGGCGATGGCCGCGCGCGCTACGAGCCCGCGCCCGAAGCGCATCACGATCATCTGATCGATGTCGAGACGGGCAAGGTGATCGAGTTCGTCGATCCCGAGCTCGAGCTGCTCCAGAAGCAGATCGCCGAACGCCTGGGCTTCCGCCTCGTCGACCACCGCATGGAACTCTACGGCGTCGCGCTCGACCGGAAGAATTGA
- the ubiG gene encoding bifunctional 2-polyprenyl-6-hydroxyphenol methylase/3-demethylubiquinol 3-O-methyltransferase UbiG: MAMTSKATIDPREAEHFGRLAADWWNPKGSSAMLHRLNPPRLRYIREAVDAHWGSDPNGFTPLAGKTALDVGCGAGLLCEPLARLGASVTGIDAAPENIGAARAHAEASGLTIDYRAGEFEEMAAGRTFDLVTSMEVIEHVTDPAAFVAGLAAALAPGGLMILSTPNRTPLSRLAMITVGEGLGMIPRGTHDHAKFITPDELTEMLAATGLEVADLRGLSFSPVAGFHLSGDTSLNYLLTARA, translated from the coding sequence ATGGCGATGACAAGCAAAGCAACCATTGACCCGCGTGAAGCTGAGCATTTCGGACGGCTGGCGGCGGACTGGTGGAACCCCAAGGGGTCCTCGGCGATGCTCCACCGCCTCAATCCGCCGCGGCTGCGCTATATCCGCGAGGCGGTCGATGCGCATTGGGGGAGCGATCCCAACGGCTTCACCCCGCTCGCGGGCAAGACCGCACTCGATGTCGGCTGCGGCGCCGGGCTATTGTGCGAGCCGCTCGCCCGGCTCGGCGCGAGCGTCACCGGGATCGATGCCGCGCCCGAGAATATCGGCGCGGCGCGGGCGCACGCCGAGGCTTCGGGGTTGACGATCGACTATCGCGCCGGTGAGTTCGAAGAGATGGCCGCCGGCCGGACCTTCGATCTCGTCACTTCGATGGAGGTGATCGAGCATGTCACCGACCCCGCGGCCTTCGTCGCCGGCCTCGCCGCCGCGCTGGCTCCCGGTGGCCTGATGATCCTCTCCACCCCCAACCGCACGCCGCTGTCGCGGCTGGCGATGATCACCGTGGGCGAGGGGCTCGGCATGATCCCGCGCGGCACGCACGATCACGCCAAGTTCATCACGCCCGACGAGCTGACCGAGATGCTGGCCGCCACCGGCCTCGAGGTGGCTGATCTGCGCGGCCTCAGCTTCTCACCCGTGGCGGGCTTCCACCTGTCCGGCGATACCAGCCTCAACTATCTGCTGACGGCCAGGGCCTGA
- a CDS encoding aspartate kinase, whose protein sequence is MARIVMKFGGTSMAGIERIRNVASRVKAEWEAGNQVAVVVSAMAGETDRLVGFCKEASPLYDLREYDVVVSSGEQVTSGLLAITLQAMGVPARSWLGWQLPVHTSSAHSSARIGEIDTAELNASLADGNVAVVPGFQGVADDNRVTTLGRGGSDTSAVAVAAAMKADRCDIYTDVDGVYTTDPRIVPRARKLTKVTYEEMLELASVGAKVLQTRSVGLAMKEGVRVRVLSSFEDTHDELGHRGTLIVGEEEIDDVERQLITGIAHDKNEAKVTLTNVPDRPGAVAHIFGPLAEAGINVDMIVQNVAHATGSTDVTFTVPRAELARALDVLEKAKAPIGYDELIHDTKIAKISVVGVGMRSHAGVAATMFDTLGERRINILAITTSEIKVSVLIHEDETELAVRVLHTAYGLDAPEDEAA, encoded by the coding sequence ATGGCACGCATCGTGATGAAGTTCGGTGGCACGTCGATGGCGGGCATCGAGCGGATTCGCAACGTCGCCAGCCGCGTCAAGGCCGAGTGGGAAGCGGGCAACCAGGTCGCCGTCGTCGTTTCGGCGATGGCCGGCGAGACCGATCGGCTCGTCGGTTTCTGCAAGGAAGCTTCGCCGCTCTACGATCTGCGCGAATATGACGTGGTGGTGTCCTCAGGCGAGCAGGTCACCAGCGGGCTGCTCGCGATCACCTTGCAGGCGATGGGCGTGCCAGCGCGCTCATGGCTCGGCTGGCAGCTGCCGGTCCACACCAGCAGCGCGCATTCGAGCGCGCGGATCGGCGAGATCGACACCGCCGAGCTCAACGCCAGCCTTGCCGACGGCAATGTCGCGGTGGTGCCGGGCTTCCAGGGGGTGGCCGACGACAATCGCGTGACCACGCTCGGCCGCGGCGGATCGGATACCAGCGCGGTAGCGGTGGCGGCGGCGATGAAGGCCGACCGCTGCGACATCTATACCGATGTCGACGGTGTCTACACCACCGACCCGCGCATCGTGCCGAGGGCGCGCAAGCTCACCAAGGTGACGTACGAGGAGATGCTGGAGCTGGCGAGCGTCGGGGCCAAGGTGCTCCAGACCCGCTCGGTCGGCCTGGCGATGAAGGAAGGCGTGCGCGTGCGCGTGCTTTCCTCGTTCGAGGATACGCATGACGAGCTGGGCCATCGCGGCACGCTGATCGTCGGCGAAGAGGAGATTGACGACGTGGAACGCCAGCTGATCACCGGCATCGCGCACGACAAGAACGAGGCGAAGGTGACGCTCACCAACGTCCCCGACCGGCCCGGCGCGGTGGCGCACATCTTCGGCCCGCTGGCCGAGGCCGGGATCAACGTCGACATGATCGTGCAGAATGTGGCGCACGCGACGGGCTCGACCGACGTGACGTTTACGGTCCCCCGCGCGGAACTGGCGCGGGCGCTCGACGTGCTCGAGAAGGCCAAGGCGCCGATCGGCTATGACGAGCTGATCCACGACACCAAGATCGCCAAGATCAGCGTGGTGGGCGTGGGCATGCGCAGCCATGCCGGCGTCGCCGCGACGATGTTCGATACGCTGGGCGAGCGCCGCATCAACATCCTCGCCAT